GGTAGGCCGCACTCTGAAATGGGATCCCAAAACAGAAACGTTCCCTCATGACGCCGACGCGAACACACACTTGAAACGTAATCAACGGGACGGGTTTGAAACCGCCTGAGTCCCCCCCGAACGCCTTCCACGTTATGACCGATCAATTCATTTTCCAAAGCCACAGCGAATCAGACACTCAGCAACTGGGTGAACGCATTGGCCGCGCGATCGCAACCGGGCTTACGATCGCACTCGACGGACAGCTTGGAGCAGGCAAGACCAACCTTGTGCGTTCGATTTGCCGAGGGCTGGATGCTGACGCCGATCTGGTGAACAGTCCAACTTTTGTGCTGATGCAAACTTACGCCGACGGCCGCCTCCCCGTGTTTCATTTCGATGCCTACCGACTGGGCGACGTCGACGAATTTTTGGCAATCGGCGCGGAAGAATATCTTCACGATGACGGCATTGTTTGTCTCATTGAATGGGCCGACATCGTTCGCGAAGTCCTGCCTTCAGATCACCTGGCAATCCGAATCCGTCACACGGGTGAAACGTCGCGGGAATTCGCGATGTCAGGCAGTGGTGCGGCAAGCCGTGCGGTTGTTGAAGCAATCGCTAAAGGCTGAGAGCGGCGCATGAAAAAAGGGACCGAAGTTTCCTTCGATCCCTTGTGCAAGTTTTGTCGATTAGCCAGTTGGGCCGCTGTCGACTGCAGGCGCTTTGACTCGCTTTCGAACGTCTGTTTCCAGAACGCCGAAAGCCTGCTCGTGCCTTTGCAGAGCCATTGACAATGCGCTCCAAAGGCGCTTGGCGGTGAAGTGATTCAGAATGATTCGCTGATTCACGTTCACGTCCACTTTACCAGTGGCATACGGTGTGGGATTAAGTCCCAGGTCCAGAATCAATTCTTCTGGAGTACTTGAGACTCGGCAGAAGTTTGCGTATCCGGCATTGGCCGAACTGTCGTTAACTACGACTTCCTGCGTTTGCTGGGCCTGAGCTGCTGCCGGATCGGCGGCCGGTGCAGATGTTTCTGCGGGCTTGTCACCTGACTTCTCTTCGTCGCTCACTTTTTTTCTCCTAACCTTTTTCATTTCTTTCGCCTTGCGTCCAAATTCGTATGGGCGTCACCTAATTACGCGGAAAGACGCGAATACCCCGGCGTTATAACAGCCATGAAACTGAACAACAACGAGTGCCCGCTACTGTTTTGTAGACGGGCCAACGTTTCCACGCACCCCTGTGGGAACAGGAAGGTACGGCAGTCTGGGGCCGGTGCCACCCGAATGCCAGCCGCATTCTGCAGACTTCCAACTCAACAACACGGCTACGTCCACCTGTAGCGAAGGTACCGAAACGTGGTGTTTCACGCTGACGAAAGCCCGCCTTTAGGCATCACGATCTGTACAAAGGCACAGTAAACGAGCGCCGCGTTAGCTGATTTCCAGCTGTCGTCCAACATCGACGAACGCGGACACGGCCTTTTCCAGATCTGCGCGACTGTGAGCCGCCGACATTTGCGTGCGAATTCGGGCTTCACCTTTGGGGACCACCGGAAACGAAAAGCCGACCACGTACACGCCTCGCTTAAGCAGTTCGTCAGACATTTTCGTGGCCAACGCCGCATCGCCGATCATCACCGGAATGATGGGGTGTTCGCCGGGTAGAATTCGAAACCCGGCGTCTGTCATAGCCGCTCGAAACCAGGCCGTGTTTTCGCGGAGTTGGCTGCGCAGGTTGCCGGATTCGTTCAACAACTCAAGCGTTCGCAGCGTTGCGGCGGCAATCGGTGGAGCCAGCGTGTTAGAAAACAAATACGGTCGCGAACGCTGTCTCAACAGGTCCACAATTGGCTGCCGCGCAGCCGTGTAGCCTCCACTGGCCCCACCGAGCGCTTTTCCCAGCGTGCCGGTGATGATGTCGATGCGGTCCATGACGCCAAAGTGCTCGTGCGTGCCTCGGCCATTTTCCCCCGTGAAGCCCACAGCATGAGAATCGTCGACCATCACGCTGGCATCGTACTTGTCCGCCAGATCACAGATCGCCGGCAGGTTGGCAAGGTAACCGTCCATCGAAAACACGCCGTCCGCAGCAATCAGCCGGTGCCGCAACGATGACGCCTGCTTTAGTTGTTCTTCCAGGTCGGCCATATCGTTGTTGCGATAGCGAAACCGCTTCGCTTTGCACAACCGCACGCCGTCGATGATGCTCGCATGATTCAACTGGTCTGAAATCACGGCATCTTCCGGCCCCAGCAACGTTTCGAAAAGCCCGCCATTGGCGTCGAAGCATGAGCTATAAAGAATCGTGTCGTCCATGCCCAAAAACTGACTGAGCGCCGATTCCAGGTGCTGGTGGACCGTTTGAGTTCCGCAGATGAACCTGACGGACGCCATACCATAACCCCACCGGTCGAGGGCTTCATGAGCGGCCTTGAGAATCTCCGGATGATCGGCCAGGCCCAGATAGTTATTGGCGCAGAGATTCAGCACCGTGGAATCATCTGCCAGCCGGATATCAGCACTCTGCGGCGAGTCGATCGTGCGTTCCGACTTGAACAATCCCTGGGATTGAATGTCGGTCAGTTGTTCAGCGATGTGATCTAGAAAGTCGGACATCGTGAGCTTTCTTGTTTGGGAATATCAGAGTCCTGCGGGGCCACCAACCATGCAAAAAAAAACGATGGCCCCGAAAGGCCATCGTAGAAGAATTTCGGACGTCAGGAAACCGGACGTTAGAACTCGCCCAGCACCTCACCGTCGGCTCGTTCACCCAGATGCCGGAACGTATCGTAGTCCACGTTCTCGCTTAGAAAGTGCACCGAACCATCACACAGGACAAACTGAACTCCACCAACATGTTGACTGCTGAAGTGGACGATGTGGTTTGTCTGGTTGGGATTTGAATGCATCTGCATCATTCCCATCGTTTGCCCCACATGCCCTAAAATCATTGAGCCTGAACCTTCAGTCATGCTTGCCATCATGCCGCTCATGCCGCCGGGTCGGGTGACTCCCGGTATGGCCGCGTACCACGTGCTGTTGGCCGCTACCGCTGGCATGCCTGTCTTGAATTTGTGTTCGTGCTTGCGTTCGCCCACGCAGATCGTGTTCGACGTGCCGTCAGTGATGTCACGCAATCGAATACTGCTGTTACGAAAGAAAACACCCGTGCCGCTTCCGGCATTCATCGTCACGCTGCCGTAACCCAGAATGCCCGGATAGTTTGAACTGGGCAGGCTGATGGTTGCCCCGGTCCCATCCACCACATCAAACTGTAGCGGTGCGGAATCGGAGGGGCACAGAAAAGCACTCAGCGTAGACGTGGCTGCGATGGCAAGGTTGTTCAGTTCAACGGCGTTGTTATTGGTGTCGATGGCCGCCGAAAGATTGCCGAGTTCCAGTTGCGGCAGAATGGCAAACGACCACGCATAACCTTGACCGGTTTCGGCCGTGACCGGATCTGACGCAGTGACATTCCGAGCCGTATAGCCCGGCGGAAATGTGTTGTAGATGTCGTGGTAGTTGTGCAGAGCCAACCCGATTTGCTTGAGGTTGTTTTTGCACTGAGTTCGCCGCGCGGCTTCGCGCGCCTGTTGCACGGCAGGCAGCAGCAAAGCAATCAGGATCGCAATAATCGCAATCACAACCAGAAGTTCGATTAACGTAAATCCAGGGCGCAGTTTGCGCGCAGATTTTGACATGAGAAAAGTTCCTGTTGGGAGATAGAGATCAGAAACCGAAGACGCACCTCAAGCTGTCGCACAGCTGGGCGTCTTCGGCAGGGTGAGAGTTCAACAGGAAGAACTCTTCGGCGGAGGAGTAGCCGGTGCGGAGCGTTCCGCGTTGCAGCATTCGTCGATGGTCAAGGAACTCTCAGGACGGGCATAAGT
This DNA window, taken from Fuerstiella marisgermanici, encodes the following:
- the tsaE gene encoding tRNA (adenosine(37)-N6)-threonylcarbamoyltransferase complex ATPase subunit type 1 TsaE; amino-acid sequence: MTDQFIFQSHSESDTQQLGERIGRAIATGLTIALDGQLGAGKTNLVRSICRGLDADADLVNSPTFVLMQTYADGRLPVFHFDAYRLGDVDEFLAIGAEEYLHDDGIVCLIEWADIVREVLPSDHLAIRIRHTGETSREFAMSGSGAASRAVVEAIAKG
- a CDS encoding glycine C-acetyltransferase; amino-acid sequence: MSDFLDHIAEQLTDIQSQGLFKSERTIDSPQSADIRLADDSTVLNLCANNYLGLADHPEILKAAHEALDRWGYGMASVRFICGTQTVHQHLESALSQFLGMDDTILYSSCFDANGGLFETLLGPEDAVISDQLNHASIIDGVRLCKAKRFRYRNNDMADLEEQLKQASSLRHRLIAADGVFSMDGYLANLPAICDLADKYDASVMVDDSHAVGFTGENGRGTHEHFGVMDRIDIITGTLGKALGGASGGYTAARQPIVDLLRQRSRPYLFSNTLAPPIAAATLRTLELLNESGNLRSQLRENTAWFRAAMTDAGFRILPGEHPIIPVMIGDAALATKMSDELLKRGVYVVGFSFPVVPKGEARIRTQMSAAHSRADLEKAVSAFVDVGRQLEIS
- a CDS encoding DUF1559 domain-containing protein, which produces MSKSARKLRPGFTLIELLVVIAIIAILIALLLPAVQQAREAARRTQCKNNLKQIGLALHNYHDIYNTFPPGYTARNVTASDPVTAETGQGYAWSFAILPQLELGNLSAAIDTNNNAVELNNLAIAATSTLSAFLCPSDSAPLQFDVVDGTGATISLPSSNYPGILGYGSVTMNAGSGTGVFFRNSSIRLRDITDGTSNTICVGERKHEHKFKTGMPAVAANSTWYAAIPGVTRPGGMSGMMASMTEGSGSMILGHVGQTMGMMQMHSNPNQTNHIVHFSSQHVGGVQFVLCDGSVHFLSENVDYDTFRHLGERADGEVLGEF
- a CDS encoding DUF3467 domain-containing protein, which encodes MSDEEKSGDKPAETSAPAADPAAAQAQQTQEVVVNDSSANAGYANFCRVSSTPEELILDLGLNPTPYATGKVDVNVNQRIILNHFTAKRLWSALSMALQRHEQAFGVLETDVRKRVKAPAVDSGPTG